A region of Paenibacillus sp. JNUCC-31 DNA encodes the following proteins:
- a CDS encoding DUF6896 domain-containing protein, protein MHALTKETTDELLEAMDTYKRIAQELIDKLISETSQAEKEEIIDGAYYLLSNEEVVNGEEYLSGKWHFDVHGEHCLFENAETGQTLEVSLGSKDDVGNMDPYFFYNFLKSTANYEHLIAYFENPFGDMLDFFERLAAQNVLIHVHGVEYRKLL, encoded by the coding sequence ATGCACGCTTTAACCAAAGAAACAACAGATGAATTACTGGAAGCGATGGACACGTACAAAAGAATTGCACAAGAACTGATCGACAAATTGATCTCGGAAACCAGCCAGGCTGAAAAGGAAGAGATCATCGATGGAGCCTATTACTTGCTTTCTAATGAAGAAGTAGTAAATGGTGAAGAATATTTGAGTGGAAAATGGCATTTTGATGTTCATGGAGAGCATTGTTTGTTCGAGAATGCAGAAACAGGCCAAACCTTGGAGGTTTCTCTCGGCAGTAAAGATGATGTGGGTAACATGGACCCCTATTTTTTCTATAACTTTTTGAAATCCACTGCAAATTATGAACACCTGATCGCCTATTTTGAGAATCCCTTTGGGGACATGTTGGATTTTTTCGAAAGGTTGGCAGCCCAGAACGTGCTGATTCATGTTCATGGAGTTGAATATAGAAAGCTTCTTTAA
- a CDS encoding GNAT family N-acetyltransferase — protein sequence MIREAEARDVEVIERLYNELLPNNLNTKVLAERIEEVRNNPNSFLFVYEVGDQVIGTAHLHLCLDALVENRPFGVVERVIITEHVQSKGYGSELMKYIEDVCIQKNCVKVFLTSGSSRYEAHGFYTKLGYDGESSKAFKKYV from the coding sequence ATGATCAGAGAGGCCGAAGCAAGGGATGTCGAGGTTATTGAAAGATTGTACAACGAATTATTACCGAACAACTTGAATACGAAGGTACTGGCGGAGCGAATTGAAGAAGTAAGGAATAATCCCAACAGTTTCTTATTTGTTTACGAAGTCGGTGATCAGGTTATTGGGACAGCGCATTTACATCTTTGTCTGGATGCTTTGGTGGAAAATAGACCGTTTGGCGTGGTTGAGCGGGTTATTATTACGGAGCATGTGCAGAGCAAGGGATATGGTTCTGAACTTATGAAGTATATAGAGGATGTATGCATACAGAAAAATTGTGTAAAGGTGTTTCTCACCAGCGGTTCATCCAGATACGAGGCACATGGCTTTTATACGAAGTTAGGGTACGATGGGGAATCCAGCAAGGCTTTTAAGAAATATGTATAA
- the mgtE gene encoding magnesium transporter produces MNRSPSIKDFSVEEITELLVQSVQTQNLPEFYKWAKELHPYDLSLVYKKFPEEETKRFLLLFKPDVLADMAEALTLHEQVHLFEQLGPERTLEVMQQMDKSDLIRFMHDLPLKRREELLSNMNLDHSSIIRSVLNYPPETAGRIMTDRYRTLLSHETAKEALRESQATLHIPAASYLYVTDDEGKLVGVVSYQSLAQADDKTKVDELMTRRVIHATVDMDQEEAAQLLQRYEFMALPVVDENRRLCGVIQMDDVIDIIMDEASEDIAKMGGGSKDIDFDTKPLVAVRRRLPWLILLLFIGLISGSIVDFFEDTLNQVVALAFFMPMIAGMTGNTGTQSLAVVVRGLIGRKLDKATVLALIGREIKVGTMIGFVCGMLITVIAYFWQGDWLLGAIIGVSLFFTLVIGTLTGTCIPLLLSRFNVDPAVASGPLITTLNDILSLFIYFGIATRFLGALM; encoded by the coding sequence ATGAACCGATCCCCTTCCATAAAAGATTTTTCGGTTGAAGAGATCACGGAACTCCTTGTTCAATCTGTGCAAACCCAGAATCTGCCCGAATTTTACAAATGGGCCAAGGAGCTACATCCGTACGATCTTTCACTCGTATATAAAAAATTCCCTGAAGAAGAGACGAAACGCTTCTTGCTCTTATTCAAACCAGACGTTCTCGCCGATATGGCAGAAGCGCTCACGCTTCACGAACAGGTGCATCTATTCGAACAGTTAGGCCCGGAGCGCACTCTTGAAGTCATGCAGCAAATGGACAAAAGTGATCTGATTCGCTTCATGCATGATCTGCCACTCAAACGCAGGGAAGAATTGTTGTCCAATATGAACCTGGATCACTCTTCGATCATCCGCTCCGTGCTGAACTATCCACCGGAGACGGCGGGACGAATCATGACCGATCGATACCGTACCCTGTTATCGCATGAAACCGCAAAGGAGGCGTTGAGAGAATCACAGGCTACGCTGCACATTCCTGCGGCCAGTTATCTGTATGTCACCGATGATGAAGGCAAGCTGGTTGGGGTCGTGAGCTATCAGTCCCTCGCTCAGGCAGATGACAAAACCAAAGTGGACGAGCTGATGACCCGGCGTGTCATCCATGCAACAGTCGATATGGACCAGGAAGAAGCTGCACAGCTGTTGCAGCGTTATGAGTTTATGGCGTTGCCTGTCGTGGATGAGAACCGGAGATTATGCGGTGTTATCCAAATGGATGATGTCATTGATATTATTATGGACGAAGCCAGTGAAGACATCGCCAAGATGGGTGGCGGCAGTAAAGATATCGATTTTGATACTAAACCACTGGTTGCCGTCAGACGTCGCCTCCCTTGGCTGATTTTATTGTTATTTATCGGACTGATCTCGGGCAGCATCGTGGATTTTTTCGAGGACACGCTGAATCAGGTTGTGGCACTGGCGTTCTTCATGCCCATGATCGCCGGTATGACCGGGAATACGGGTACACAGTCTCTTGCTGTCGTTGTGCGCGGACTGATTGGACGCAAGCTTGACAAAGCTACAGTGCTCGCCTTAATTGGACGTGAGATTAAGGTAGGTACGATGATTGGATTCGTATGCGGCATGCTCATTACAGTTATCGCCTATTTTTGGCAAGGTGACTGGCTGCTCGGCGCCATTATTGGTGTATCCCTGTTCTTCACCCTCGTCATCGGCACACTTACAGGTACCTGTATTCCGCTCTTGTTAAGCCGCTTCAACGTCGATCCGGCTGTCGCTTCCGGTCCATTAATTACAACGCTCAATGATATTCTGTCGCTGTTTATCTATTTTGGCATCGCAACCCGTTTCCTGGGAGCATTGATGTAA
- a CDS encoding DUF1361 domain-containing protein, which yields MAENSPATGARAGSDDYKLFAYSTFWVMMEVASTNWNTKKRAKRIEEVKPFGVVERLNQSVCKATTMKMDLDTGIIQNRGKEMNNNRTSVTYFKISMVLIVATIGCLLVAVYLRSKTNTNMYPFLMWDIFLAWVPFIISSIISYVSNKKLTKTSIALVMVMCACWLFFLPNSAYLFTEILHAFRYFDRQGETKFWVHIDFWYSLTLTFVVAILGLLLSICSIHQIHELLNKRLNQFGRMVVVGVVLLLSSLGVYIGRFNRWNSWDVLKQPGLILKDIMTDLSAGNSILVEFVAMIFVIQIFAYITLRILMGKSNNI from the coding sequence TTGGCAGAGAACAGCCCAGCCACTGGCGCTCGCGCTGGCTCTGATGATTATAAGTTGTTCGCATATTCCACATTTTGGGTTATGATGGAAGTTGCTTCTACCAACTGGAATACGAAGAAACGGGCTAAGCGGATCGAAGAAGTGAAACCCTTTGGCGTAGTTGAGCGGTTAAATCAGAGCGTGTGCAAAGCAACAACAATGAAGATGGATCTGGACACAGGGATCATCCAGAATAGAGGAAAAGAAATGAACAATAACAGAACATCAGTTACATATTTCAAAATAAGCATGGTATTAATCGTTGCTACCATAGGTTGTCTGCTTGTTGCTGTCTACTTGCGTTCCAAAACAAACACGAACATGTATCCATTTTTAATGTGGGATATTTTTTTAGCATGGGTGCCTTTCATTATTTCCTCAATCATTAGTTATGTCAGCAATAAGAAACTTACAAAAACGAGCATCGCACTAGTCATGGTGATGTGTGCATGCTGGCTGTTCTTTCTGCCGAATTCGGCATATCTTTTCACAGAAATCCTGCATGCATTTAGATACTTTGATCGTCAAGGGGAAACTAAATTCTGGGTTCATATTGATTTTTGGTATAGCCTCACCCTAACGTTTGTCGTAGCCATACTGGGTTTACTTCTGTCCATCTGCTCGATACATCAAATCCACGAATTGTTAAATAAACGACTAAATCAATTTGGCAGAATGGTCGTTGTAGGCGTTGTTTTACTCCTGAGCAGCCTCGGGGTATACATTGGGCGATTTAATCGCTGGAATAGTTGGGATGTCCTGAAGCAGCCTGGCCTCATATTGAAGGATATCATGACTGATTTAAGTGCAGGCAACAGCATTCTGGTTGAATTTGTGGCCATGATATTTGTGATTCAAATTTTTGCATATATTACACTTCGTATACTTATGGGGAAGTCCAATAATATCTAA
- a CDS encoding ArsR/SmtB family transcription factor yields MIKANGEARFIPLYEALASEVRWRIMDLIADREMNVKDIAAALELSPSIVTMHIRKLEQAGLIESRRIRLNGGTHKLCFLKPNNIEIELPSASRTARIREQTISVGHYTAFEVHPTCGLGTHEKEIGVWDDPRYFLDPERVHAAILWFGRGYVEYKTPNYMLPDQTARSIEISVEMASEAPGLRDHWPSDIRFTFNGISLGTWTSPADFGRAARGKYTPAWWHRNVNQYGLLKTIRVDDSGTYMDGEWMSDVTIEDIQLEEPFWTLRFTVDEEGANVGGLTLYGSGFGNHDQDIVIRVHR; encoded by the coding sequence ATGATTAAAGCGAACGGAGAAGCAAGATTCATACCGTTATACGAGGCACTGGCAAGCGAGGTTCGATGGAGAATTATGGATTTGATTGCAGATCGCGAAATGAATGTGAAGGATATTGCGGCTGCGTTAGAACTCAGCCCTTCCATCGTCACGATGCACATCCGAAAGCTTGAGCAAGCCGGACTGATTGAAAGCCGCAGGATACGTCTGAATGGAGGCACGCATAAGTTGTGTTTTCTCAAACCAAATAACATCGAGATCGAACTGCCATCCGCCAGCCGGACAGCAAGGATCAGAGAGCAGACCATTTCAGTGGGTCACTATACTGCATTTGAAGTCCATCCTACTTGCGGCCTTGGGACCCATGAGAAAGAAATCGGTGTTTGGGACGACCCACGCTACTTTCTCGATCCTGAGCGGGTTCACGCTGCCATCCTCTGGTTTGGAAGAGGGTATGTCGAATACAAAACACCTAACTATATGCTTCCTGATCAGACTGCCAGAAGCATTGAAATTTCAGTGGAAATGGCTTCTGAGGCCCCGGGTTTACGAGATCATTGGCCATCAGATATCCGTTTTACGTTTAATGGTATTTCACTTGGTACCTGGACAAGCCCTGCTGATTTCGGAAGAGCTGCTCGAGGCAAATATACACCGGCATGGTGGCATCGAAATGTGAATCAATATGGATTATTAAAGACGATTCGTGTTGATGACTCGGGTACGTATATGGATGGGGAGTGGATGTCAGACGTGACGATCGAGGATATCCAACTGGAGGAACCATTCTGGACACTTCGATTCACGGTTGACGAGGAGGGGGCTAACGTCGGAGGATTAACACTCTATGGTTCAGGGTTCGGCAACCATGACCAGGATATTGTCATACGCGTACATCGTTAA
- a CDS encoding DNA alkylation repair protein yields the protein MESVVRTQLLSLVEPEYQKFAAALIPNITNLLGVRLPEIRKMAKLIVKEDWRAYLKTADDDYFEEVMLQAMVIGHAQADMEELLQHIAWFVPKIDNWSVCDSFCGGLKYTKNHLDQVWHFLQPYLVSNQEYDIRFGVVMLLNFYMEEKYIDEVLASLDNIRHEAYYVKMAVAWAISIAYVKQPEVTMRYLLQDNTLDDFTYNKALQKITESYRVDPETKQIIRSMKRKAKKPTRV from the coding sequence GTGGAATCGGTTGTAAGAACACAATTGTTATCTTTGGTCGAACCGGAATATCAGAAATTCGCGGCTGCGCTCATTCCGAATATCACGAATCTGCTAGGTGTGAGACTGCCTGAAATACGCAAGATGGCGAAACTAATCGTCAAAGAGGACTGGCGTGCCTATCTGAAAACCGCTGACGATGATTATTTTGAAGAAGTGATGCTGCAAGCGATGGTCATCGGTCATGCCCAAGCAGATATGGAGGAACTTCTGCAGCATATTGCCTGGTTTGTTCCCAAAATAGATAACTGGTCGGTATGCGACAGCTTCTGCGGCGGCCTGAAATACACGAAGAACCATCTAGATCAGGTGTGGCATTTCTTGCAACCCTATCTGGTATCCAACCAGGAGTATGACATTCGCTTCGGGGTTGTGATGTTGTTGAACTTTTATATGGAAGAAAAATATATTGATGAAGTTCTTGCTTCATTAGATAACATCAGGCACGAGGCGTATTATGTGAAAATGGCTGTGGCCTGGGCGATTTCCATCGCTTATGTGAAACAGCCAGAAGTCACTATGCGTTATCTGCTGCAGGACAATACATTGGATGACTTTACGTATAATAAGGCTCTTCAGAAAATAACGGAGTCCTATCGTGTTGACCCGGAGACAAAGCAGATTATCCGCAGCATGAAACGAAAAGCGAAGAAACCGACTCGGGTATAG
- a CDS encoding amidohydrolase yields MLKQEYWLTNVSLEQSYIMEDGQVTGTRTSLGHLRIENGVIAAIVDGDAELTSELPKVDGKGLLLLPSFEEAHIHLDKTYYDAPWKAVRRISSIFERIEEEKVLLPKLLPDAKRQAESILTLIQGYGSTHVRSHCNIEPVSGLKRLEATRQALGTFSEKISSEIVAFPQHGLLRSNSIELMRQAMSEGATHVGGLDPNTVDGNMEKSLDAMVELAVQHRAGIDIHLHDSGEPGKQTLLQLADLTEEAGLQGKVTVSHAFWFARAEQQETEDMAKRMGSLGMSVASTMPIGKMMMPLPMLHQHGVNVKLATDSLTDHWSPFGNGDQLEKAGRFAELYGYSDERSLSQSIAFVTNGITPLDSEGQQVWPKVGDTASFILVHASCSAEAVARRSERQAVWYKGQLVSGSL; encoded by the coding sequence ATGCTCAAGCAGGAATACTGGTTAACCAACGTATCATTGGAGCAAAGTTATATAATGGAAGACGGTCAGGTAACTGGCACCCGGACAAGCCTTGGTCATCTGCGGATTGAAAATGGAGTCATTGCAGCCATTGTGGATGGGGATGCGGAATTAACAAGCGAGTTGCCAAAGGTTGATGGTAAAGGATTGCTGCTGTTGCCTTCGTTCGAGGAAGCGCATATTCATTTGGATAAAACGTATTATGATGCACCATGGAAAGCGGTGCGACGCATCTCCAGCATTTTCGAACGTATCGAAGAAGAGAAGGTGTTGCTGCCCAAGCTATTACCCGATGCGAAGCGTCAGGCGGAGAGCATTCTGACCTTGATTCAGGGATATGGTTCCACCCATGTACGCAGTCATTGCAATATTGAACCGGTCAGCGGGTTGAAGCGATTGGAAGCAACACGGCAGGCATTGGGGACATTTTCGGAGAAAATCTCCTCTGAAATCGTGGCTTTCCCGCAGCATGGGCTGCTCCGCTCAAATTCAATAGAGCTGATGCGTCAAGCTATGTCTGAAGGGGCTACTCATGTAGGCGGACTTGACCCTAACACCGTAGACGGGAATATGGAGAAGTCCCTAGACGCGATGGTTGAACTGGCTGTTCAGCATCGGGCAGGCATCGATATTCATTTGCACGATTCCGGAGAACCGGGTAAACAAACGTTGCTGCAGTTGGCTGATCTGACCGAAGAAGCAGGACTTCAGGGTAAAGTTACCGTAAGCCATGCGTTCTGGTTCGCCCGTGCGGAGCAGCAAGAAACGGAAGATATGGCCAAGCGAATGGGCTCCCTTGGTATGAGCGTGGCTTCGACCATGCCTATCGGTAAGATGATGATGCCGCTTCCGATGCTCCATCAACATGGGGTGAACGTGAAGCTGGCGACAGACAGTTTGACGGATCATTGGTCTCCTTTTGGTAATGGAGATCAACTGGAAAAAGCGGGCCGTTTCGCCGAACTGTACGGATATAGCGATGAACGGTCCTTGTCTCAATCGATTGCATTTGTAACAAATGGCATCACTCCACTGGATTCAGAGGGACAACAGGTATGGCCGAAGGTAGGGGACACGGCGAGTTTTATACTCGTTCACGCAAGTTGTTCTGCGGAAGCAGTTGCCAGAAGATCTGAACGACAGGCGGTATGGTACAAGGGACAATTGGTGAGCGGATCTTTGTAG
- a CDS encoding methylated-DNA--[protein]-cysteine S-methyltransferase, whose amino-acid sequence MRKSILWTKMELDGRPWVLLATEKGLCRVIMPNESLEDWSSWIGRIAPGVELEENEAALKQTGMIDWLQSYFAGEKIAFTNEIPLDLIGTLFQQQVWTELGRVPYGETRTYGDIAAAVGRPSAVRAVGAANGANPIPVLLPCHRIIGANRKLTGFRGGLEMKRRLLDIEQIEGVTDGGHARFNF is encoded by the coding sequence ATGAGAAAGAGCATCTTGTGGACCAAAATGGAACTGGACGGTCGTCCGTGGGTATTGCTTGCCACCGAAAAAGGGTTATGCCGAGTCATTATGCCCAATGAATCGCTGGAAGACTGGAGCAGCTGGATTGGCCGCATTGCGCCTGGAGTGGAGCTTGAAGAGAACGAAGCGGCGTTGAAGCAGACAGGGATGATAGATTGGTTACAATCCTATTTTGCTGGAGAAAAAATAGCCTTTACCAATGAAATCCCGCTTGATCTGATCGGAACACTGTTCCAACAGCAGGTCTGGACCGAACTGGGGCGTGTTCCATATGGGGAGACAAGAACCTATGGCGACATTGCAGCTGCGGTGGGAAGACCCTCAGCGGTACGAGCTGTTGGGGCCGCCAATGGAGCCAACCCCATTCCGGTACTGCTGCCATGTCACCGCATTATCGGGGCAAACCGCAAGCTGACCGGATTTCGCGGAGGGCTGGAGATGAAGCGCAGACTACTGGATATCGAGCAGATCGAAGGCGTAACCGATGGCGGACATGCGCGGTTTAATTTCTGA
- a CDS encoding N-acetyltransferase: MKIQYADETDYSYIFERDRHIHPSLVETKIKENWEHLMKQKGFDTVMTSTQSDEHAQHFYRKLGYVDAGSLLLETQPLEIILIKKI; encoded by the coding sequence ATGAAGATTCAATATGCTGATGAAACCGATTACAGTTATATTTTTGAACGAGATCGACATATCCATCCCTCGCTTGTGGAGACAAAGATCAAAGAGAACTGGGAGCATCTGATGAAGCAAAAAGGGTTTGATACGGTAATGACTTCTACACAGTCAGATGAACACGCGCAACACTTTTATAGAAAATTGGGGTATGTTGATGCGGGCTCTCTATTGCTGGAAACGCAGCCTTTGGAGATTATTTTGATCAAAAAAATCTAG
- a CDS encoding GNAT family N-acetyltransferase, giving the protein MSAEKVTLQRITKENELACIQLKPREDQLNLVASNADSLIHATKEITSRPYGIFAEDRMVGFILFDNEIYNDGYYWILRFMIDEKYQGKGYAKLAIKEVIHKLKERTDCKQIRVSHVPHNIVANALYKKSGFQETGEFEDNGDIILSYYIS; this is encoded by the coding sequence GTGTCAGCAGAGAAAGTAACACTGCAACGTATAACCAAGGAAAACGAATTAGCGTGCATTCAGCTTAAACCGCGCGAAGACCAATTGAATTTGGTAGCAAGCAATGCAGATTCATTAATTCATGCGACGAAGGAAATCACCTCGAGGCCATACGGAATTTTTGCAGAGGACCGCATGGTAGGCTTTATTTTATTTGATAATGAGATATATAATGATGGATATTATTGGATACTTCGTTTTATGATCGATGAGAAATACCAAGGGAAGGGTTACGCCAAACTGGCAATCAAGGAAGTGATTCACAAGTTAAAAGAGAGAACCGATTGCAAGCAAATCAGGGTATCCCATGTGCCGCACAACATAGTGGCAAACGCTTTATATAAGAAATCCGGGTTTCAGGAGACGGGTGAATTCGAGGACAATGGTGACATCATATTAAGTTATTATATAAGTTGA
- a CDS encoding DUF6157 family protein, which translates to MKDMNYYETFIAVAEDCPVQVAEIPKAKNGGKTVSVIQYEMITNHPYQYTQEDVMFEVFAQRNDIPDEQRSTERTKFFSKGQPCLRTSSLGKRYGWGIHHNSQGKVAIYAVESEEYKNFINDSSLKHVKAMRSSRQ; encoded by the coding sequence ATGAAAGACATGAACTATTACGAAACTTTTATTGCAGTAGCAGAAGATTGTCCTGTTCAAGTGGCAGAGATCCCCAAAGCCAAAAACGGCGGCAAAACCGTTTCAGTTATACAGTATGAAATGATAACAAACCACCCTTATCAATATACGCAAGAGGATGTCATGTTTGAAGTGTTCGCGCAGCGCAATGATATTCCCGATGAACAAAGATCCACAGAGAGAACCAAGTTTTTCTCTAAGGGACAACCCTGTCTTCGTACTTCTTCCTTGGGTAAACGTTATGGATGGGGCATTCATCATAATTCACAAGGGAAAGTGGCGATCTATGCTGTTGAATCCGAAGAATATAAAAACTTTATAAACGATAGCAGTTTAAAACATGTAAAGGCGATGCGTTCGAGCCGTCAATAG
- the mmsB gene encoding multiple monosaccharide ABC transporter permease, whose amino-acid sequence MEMLTRLFKNNIRQYGMIIALVVIMLLFEVLTGGLLLKPINITNLILQNSYILVLAIGMVLVIITGHIDLSVGSIAAFVGAVAAIMMVDWQLPAWLAVIAALVVGALIGAWQGFWIAYVRIPAFIVTLAGMLLFRGLTMIVLEGQSISPFPGGFQKISSGFLPDIQFSGLGLVSIIVGVVLTVWYIVNELRERRSQRKYGFEVVSQGLFLLKLLVVAAVTNLFTFMLASYAGIPNILILLFVLIIVYSFIMNRTVMGRHVYALGGNEKAAGLSGVKTKKVTFWVFVNMGVMAAISGLIFAARLNAATPRAGTNFELDAIAACFIGGASASGGIGTVFGAIIGGLVMGVLNNGMSLIGLGIDWQQGIKGLVLLLAVAFDIYNKNKRMT is encoded by the coding sequence ATGGAAATGTTAACTAGACTGTTCAAAAACAATATACGGCAATATGGCATGATTATCGCACTGGTTGTAATTATGTTGTTGTTCGAGGTGCTGACTGGCGGATTGCTGCTCAAGCCGATTAACATAACAAATCTGATCCTGCAAAACAGTTACATTCTGGTGCTGGCGATCGGAATGGTGCTGGTCATTATTACCGGACATATCGATTTGTCGGTAGGTTCGATCGCTGCTTTTGTAGGCGCGGTTGCAGCGATTATGATGGTTGATTGGCAGCTTCCGGCCTGGCTGGCGGTCATTGCTGCTTTGGTGGTTGGTGCGCTGATTGGGGCGTGGCAGGGCTTTTGGATTGCGTATGTGCGGATTCCGGCATTCATCGTAACCCTGGCAGGCATGCTGCTCTTCCGAGGCTTGACGATGATCGTGCTGGAGGGGCAATCGATTTCTCCTTTTCCAGGCGGGTTCCAGAAAATAAGTTCAGGCTTCCTGCCTGATATTCAGTTTTCAGGTCTGGGTCTGGTGTCCATCATCGTTGGTGTTGTTCTCACGGTCTGGTATATCGTAAACGAACTGCGGGAGCGCCGTTCCCAGCGTAAATACGGATTCGAAGTTGTGTCTCAGGGGCTCTTCCTGCTCAAGCTGCTGGTCGTGGCTGCAGTAACGAATCTGTTCACCTTTATGCTTGCGAGCTATGCAGGGATTCCGAATATTCTGATTCTGCTGTTTGTATTGATTATCGTCTACTCCTTCATCATGAACCGCACCGTAATGGGGCGCCATGTATATGCACTTGGAGGCAATGAGAAGGCTGCCGGTCTGTCCGGTGTGAAAACGAAAAAAGTGACGTTCTGGGTATTTGTAAACATGGGCGTGATGGCGGCCATATCCGGCTTGATCTTCGCAGCACGACTGAATGCGGCTACACCCAGAGCCGGTACCAACTTTGAGCTGGATGCCATTGCAGCCTGCTTTATCGGCGGAGCTTCCGCTTCGGGAGGAATCGGGACTGTATTTGGAGCGATCATCGGTGGTTTGGTTATGGGGGTTCTGAACAACGGCATGTCCCTGATTGGTTTGGGGATAGACTGGCAGCAGGGCATCAAGGGTCTGGTGCTGTTGCTGGCAGTAGCTTTCGATATCTATAATAAAAACAAAAGAATGACATAG